In Candidatus Poribacteria bacterium, the DNA window GTCGCGAGAAGTTAGACGAAATTCGCAACTTTGGTGTAGAGCCATACCCGCATAAATACGAACCTACACACACGACTTCCGCCATTCATAGAGACTTTGCTGACATTCAAGAAACACCCGATGAAACCCAGAAAATCCGAATCGCCGGTCGGATCATGACGAAGCGCGACCACGGAAAAAGTAGTTTCGCACATCTGCAAGACAGTGAAGGCAGAATTCAAATCTACGTTCGACGGGACAGTGTAGGCGCAGAACCGTATAAAATCTATCGACGCTTTGATACCGGTGATATTGTTGGTGCCGAAGGATCGGTCTTCCGGACACGCACCGGTGAACTCACCGTTCTTGTTGATGCTGTCCATCTCCTTTCCAAATCCGTTCGACCGCTCCCTGAAAAATGGCACGGTTTACAAGATAAACAGACACGCTACAGACAACGCTACGCAGACCTCATCATGAACCCAGAGGTAAAGGACGTTTTCCTTAAAAGGACCCGCATCGTTCAAGCGATCCGTGACATGCTCAATGCGCAAAACTTTGTTGAAGTCGAAACGCCCGTCCTTCAACCTATTTACGGTGGGGCAAACGCTCGCCCCTTCACAACGTATCACAATACATTGGAACAATCGCTCTATCTGCGGATCGCAAATGAACTTTACCTCAAGCGTCTCATCGTCGGAGGGTTTGATCGTGTTTATGAGTTCTCGCGCGACTTTCGAAACGAGGGAATGGACAGGGACCATAACCCCGAATTCACAATGCTGGAACTCTATCAAGCCTACGCAGACTACATCCAGATCATGGAACTCACTGAAACCCTAATCGCTGACACAGCGAAAACCCTTCACGGAACAACGAAAATTCAGTATCAGGAACATGAACTTGACCTCATACCCCCTTGGCGTAGATTGCGCATGGTCGATGCCGTTCGCGAATACAGCGGTATAGATCCGGGTCCACTTTCAGCCGATGAACTCTACAAAGCAGCAGTTGACGCGGGGGTTGACTTAGCGGGTGATGAGACGAAAGGCAAAATTATAGCCGAACTCTTTGACGCATTCGCAGAATCGAAACTGATCCAGCCGACATTTATAACAGATTATCCCATCGAGGTCTCACCGTTTGCCAAAAAGAAGCCCGATACTCCAGAGTTCGTCGAACGTTTTGAGGTTTTTATCTGCGGCATGGAATTCGCAAACGCCTTTAGTGAACTCAACGATCCGATCGACCAACGCCAACGTTTTCTTGAGCAGGCG includes these proteins:
- the lysS gene encoding lysine--tRNA ligase, with the protein product MEETKDLIQQRREKLDEIRNFGVEPYPHKYEPTHTTSAIHRDFADIQETPDETQKIRIAGRIMTKRDHGKSSFAHLQDSEGRIQIYVRRDSVGAEPYKIYRRFDTGDIVGAEGSVFRTRTGELTVLVDAVHLLSKSVRPLPEKWHGLQDKQTRYRQRYADLIMNPEVKDVFLKRTRIVQAIRDMLNAQNFVEVETPVLQPIYGGANARPFTTYHNTLEQSLYLRIANELYLKRLIVGGFDRVYEFSRDFRNEGMDRDHNPEFTMLELYQAYADYIQIMELTETLIADTAKTLHGTTKIQYQEHELDLIPPWRRLRMVDAVREYSGIDPGPLSADELYKAAVDAGVDLAGDETKGKIIAELFDAFAESKLIQPTFITDYPIEVSPFAKKKPDTPEFVERFEVFICGMEFANAFSELNDPIDQRQRFLEQANNLEAGDDEAFMVDEDYLRALEYGMPPTGGLGIGIDRLTMLLTNQYSIRDVILFPQMRPER